One part of the Gossypium raimondii isolate GPD5lz chromosome 1, ASM2569854v1, whole genome shotgun sequence genome encodes these proteins:
- the LOC105786108 gene encoding uncharacterized protein LOC105786108 has product MNEFGTGRSVPWNIYPSSDPTPSQPVLDKETPLKNLGTSMNAISFGFVATAILISMFVIMAIFEHLFQPNPAFSSPSQDGAVGSGAAEKLGNPQSASTSYATDLSVVMPGEPHPTYIAQLAPLPCPREGIYWPPHEHNFVYP; this is encoded by the exons ATGAATGAGTTTGGAACTGGAAGGTCAGTGCCATGGAACATATACCCAAGTTCAGATCCGACTCCATCTCAACCAGTACTTGATAAGGAAACTCCATTGAAAAACTTGGGGACATCCATGAATGCCATTTCTTTTGGCTTTGTTGCTACTGCCATCTTGATATCAATGTTTGTTATCATGGCCATCTTTGAACACCTTTTTCAGCCAAATCCTGCTTTTTCTTCCCCCAGTCAAGACGGTGCTGTAGGATCTGGTGCAGCTGAAAAACTCGGGAATCCACAAAGT GCATCGACATCATATGCAACTGATTTGTCAGTAGTGATGCCAGGAGAACCTCATCCTACCTATATAGCTCAACTTGCTCCCCTCCCTTGCCCAAGGGAAGGCATCTATTGGCCTCCCCATGAACATAATTTTGTATATCCTTAA
- the LOC105786107 gene encoding MACPF domain-containing protein At4g24290, whose translation MALKSTAPKAAEIAIGSIGCGYDIGMDLRLKYCKGNSKDSCLIEIHEDGRHEIVLPGGVSIPNVSKSIKCDKGERTRFRSDVLSFQQMSEQFNQEISLTGKIPSGLFNSMFEFSGCWQKDAANTKTLAFDGVFITLYSVALEKSQIVLRDHVKKAVPSTWEPAALARFIDTYGTHIIVGVKMGGKDVIYIKQQHSSTLQPADIQKRLKDMADKRFLDASGHYNLAPEQVFQSDKFEIREQRLRFASNSPSSSYAQKEDIISIYKRRGGSDNRNLSHNDWLQTVQSEPDVISMSFIPITSLLNGVPGSGFLSHAINLYLRYKPPVEELHQFLEFQLPRQWAPVFSELPLGPQRKQQSTASLQFSFMGPKLFVNTTPVDVGKRPVTGLRLYLEGKRSNRLAIHLQHLSSLPKIFQLVDDPKGNFCQESHDRKYYERVYWKNYSHVCTAPIESQEELSIVTGAQLQVENHGFKNILFLRLRFSTVLGAMSIKHPEWDGSPRLAPKSGLISTLISHHFTTVQKPPPGPADVNINSAVYPGGPPVPVQAPKLLKFVDTTEITRGPQEVPGYWVVSGARLVVKKGRISLLVKYSLLTAILPDEDDIDEH comes from the exons ATGGCGCTTAAGAGTACAGCTCCAAAGGCGGCTGAGATTGCCATAGGGTCCATTGGATGTGGATATGATATTGGAATGGATCTTCGGCTGAAGTACTGTAAAGGGAATTCAAAAGATTCATGTCTTATTGAGATTCATGAAGATGGACGCCATGAGATTGTTTTACCTGGTGGAGTTTCAATACCCAATGTGTCCAAGTCAATAAAATGTGATAAAGGAGAGCGCACGCGGTTCAGGTCTGATGTCCTCTCCTTCCAGCAG ATGTCAGAGCAATTCAACCAAGAAATATCTTTGACTGGAAAAATACCTTCAGGCCTCTTTAATTCCATGTTTGAATTCTCTGGTTGTTGGCAAAAAGATGCTGCTAATACCAAGACACTTGCTTTTGATGGGGTTTTCATCACCCTTTACTCAGTTGCACTGGAGAAATCTCAAATTGTGCTACGAGATCATGTCAAGAAAGCAGTCCCATCTACATGGGAACCAGCAGCATTAGCAAG GTTTATTGACACTTATGGAACCCATATAATTGTTGGTGTGAAGATGGGAGGGAAGGATGTTATTTACATAAAACAGCAGCATTCATCTACTCTTCAACCTGCTGATATCCAGAAAAGATTGAAGGATATGGCTGATAAAAGGTTTTTAGATGCCAGTGGACATTATAACTTGGCGCCTGAGCAAGTCTTCCAGAGTGACAAG TTTGAAATTAGGGAGCAGCGGCTAAGGTTTGCTAGTAACAGTCCATCAAGTTCATATGCACAGAAAGag GACATTATAAGCATTTACAAAAGGAGAGGTGGAAGTGATAATAGAAACCTTTCCCATAATGACTGGTTACAGACGGTTCAGTCAGAGCCTGATGTAATCTCAATGTCCTTTATCCCTATTACTTCTCTATTGAATGGAGTTCCTGGTAGTGGATTTCTGAGCCATGCCATAAACCTATATTTGCGAT ATAAACCACCAGTTGAAGAGCTCCACCAGTTTCTGGAATTTCAGCTTCCAAGACAGTGGGCCCCAGTTTTCAGTGAACTTCCTCTTGGTCCACAACGAAAGCAACAAAGTACTGCCTCTTTGCAATTCAGCTTCATGGGGCCCAAGCTTTTTGTGAATACTACTCCG GTTGATGTGGGTAAGAGGCCTGTGACTGGCCTCCGTCTATATCTAGAAGGTAAAAGGAGCAATCGCTTGGCCATCCACTTGCAGCACCTTTCCTCCCTTCCAAAAATATTCCAACTTGTAGATGATCCAAAAGGGAACTTCTGCCAAGAGTCTCATGATCGTAAATACTATGAGAGAGTTTATTGGAAGAACTACTCTCACGTATGCACTGCTCCCATTGAATCTCAGGAGGAACTTTCAATTGTAACTGGAGCCCAGTTGCAGGTTGAGAAtcatggttttaaaaatattctcttTTTACGGCTACGCTTCTCGACTGTCTTGGGAGCGATGTCTATTAAGCATCCAGAATGGGATGGATCACCTCGGTTGGCACCTAAGTCTGGACTCATATCCACACTAATTAGTCATCACTTCACAACAGTTCAGAAACCACCTCCAGGGCCAGCTGATGTGAATATAAACTCCGCTGTTTACCCTGGAGGCCCTCCCGTACCTGTTCAAGCTCCTAAGCTTTTGAAATTTGTTGATACAACAGAGATAACAAGAGGACCACAAGAGGTTCCTGGATATTGGGTTGTTTCTGGGGCAAGATTAGTCGTCAAGAAGGGAAGGATCTCTCTCCTGGTAAAGTATTCTTTATTGACTGCAATATTACCTGATGAAGATGACATTGATGAGCACTAG